One part of the Vitis riparia cultivar Riparia Gloire de Montpellier isolate 1030 chromosome 8, EGFV_Vit.rip_1.0, whole genome shotgun sequence genome encodes these proteins:
- the LOC117920657 gene encoding 7-deoxyloganetic acid glucosyltransferase-like: MLIAGDGDIDAPITCIPGLETVMCRKDLSDRRCVAWLESQASRSVVHVSFGSIEALSRDQLLEVWHGLVNSGKPFLWVLRPDSVAEKESDFVGTLEKLERACIVGWAPQEEVLLHPAVGGFLSHCGRSSVIEGILGRVPMICWPQFGDHHISTMSVRGALQVWPHNGQV, translated from the exons ATGTTAATTGCAGGAGATGGCGATATAGATGCTCCCATCACCTGCATTCCTGGGCTAGAAACGGTCATGTGTCGCAAAGATCTTTCAG ACAGAAGGTGCGTGGCATGGCTAGAATCTCAGGCGTCGAGATCAGTGGTACATGTTAGCTTTGGAAGTATAGAAGCGTTGAGTCGTGATCAGCTGTTAGAGGTGTGGCATGGGTTAGTCAACAGCGGTAAGCCATTCTTGTGGGTGTTACGGCCAGACTCTGTTGCGGAAAAGGAGAGTGATTTCGTTGGGACTCTGGAGAAGCTTGAAAGGGCGTGCATAGTGGGTTGGGCGCCACAAGAGGAGGTTCTGCTTCACCCGGCTGTTGGTGGGTTTCTGTCCCACTGTGGGCGGAGCTCAGTGATAGAGGGCATTCTGGGACGTGTTCCTATGATTTGCTGGCCACAGTTCGGTGACCACCATATCAGCACCATGAGCGTAAGGGGAGCTTTACAAGTTTGGCCTCACAATGGACAAGTGTGA
- the LOC117921200 gene encoding uncharacterized protein LOC117921200, with the protein MGYSLELKSSSRQHQTSKIVKEKFQSPQANQSLKFQDKFKVENSIGDLHTIVQPNVNEGSLFQRKFSAGHQKQHTSRKATKDDELVKHMSNLPGYLQRIEKGENLQEKALNFGVLDWERLEQWKHNQKHVPERGSTNASSTGSNSSLVSSIGSSTLSSRDQNGTRIRHSKQHLSSCSNISSSHKGDLSQGAKLARGKVTCLKDFETSPNSNLGRQRKLPYTDKPFSRSYSETLRKKKDVDQKMSEMGTSSSNLRKHGVSLSTKKQMSSSDAKIEKRVEVSEESDSDLARKHCSDKHKNIVLLLPTNLPQNSSSEAFQLPEGRKLFDEKSTVNFPKRISGDFSPEKIHSVGLPSEIPHSCPLPCREELYTNSDMKPQSMNITQGMELPSNACHMSPCSREKPTMQSEGKSETKPMNSAVNEMSKKQDLETAKGRNPSPNRRFTLGLARMSRSFSFKEGSALPQLSSTYATVRSGPAKSESSACSVNSSREKANANSRARSSPLRRLLDPLLRPKAANLLQSAETVQALEGSLCRPLDFCQSLHNEKHEASTIQAVLQLTMKNGLPLFKFVVNDKSTILAATVKELTASGKDDSSWIYTFYSVHKIKKKSGSWMSQGSKGNSSSYVYNVVSQMNVSSSHFTESEQNLKNQYTVKESVLVGVDLRQGKEETPEFMPNRELAAIVIKIPIENLNHGGDSNKNKDLMGKGFKECLPEDRCSCKLGENGDPFSTTVILPSGVHGLPSRGAPSPLIDRWKSSGSCDCGGWDIGCKLQILTSQDHCCWTSRLPNHCNVTNRFDLFVQGGGYQEKKPIFSMVPFKEGIYSVEFNATISLIQAFSICAAVTSQQKSPVLSEAIMSEAGLSEEPIPDGCDGVKTPTLLKGDAGSKFVPYPPLSPVGRV; encoded by the exons ATGGGATACAGTTTAGAGCTGAAAAGTAGTTCAAGGCAGCATCAAACCTCAAAAATAGTGAAGGAGAAGTTCCAATCACCCCAAGCAAATCAAAGTCTAAAGTTTCAAGACAAGTTTAAAGTAGAAAATTCTATTGGTGATCTGCATACAATAGTACAACCGAATGTTAATGAAGGATCTTTGTTCCAACGGAAATTTTCTGCTGGTCACCAAAAGCAGCACACCAGTAGAAAGGCAACTAAAGATGATGAGCTTGTCAAGCACATGTCGAATTTGCCAGGTTATCTCCAGCGCATTGAAAAAGGAGAAAACCTTCAAGAAAAGGCTTTGAATTTTGGAGTTCTTGATTGGGAGCGCTTAGAACAATGGAAGCATAACCAGAAGCATGTGCCAGAAAGAGGCAGCACAAATGCATCGTCCACCGGTAGTAATTCATCATTGGTTTCGTCAATTGGATCATCTACCTTGTCTAGTAGAGATCAGAATGGGACTCGCATTCGTCACAGTAAGCAACACTTGTCATCTTGTTCTAATATTAGTTCATCTCATAAGGGAGATCTTTCTCAAGGTGCCAAACTAGCCCGAGGGAAGGTTACATGCCTTAAAGATTTTGAAACTTCACCAAATAGCAACTTGGGTAGGCAGCGAAAACTCCCCTATACAGACAAGCCTTTTAGCAGAAGTTATTCGGAGACATTGCGCAAGAAAAAGGATGTAGATCAAAAGATGTCAGAAATGGGGACTTCATCGTCAAACCTGAGAAAGCATGGGGTTTCATTGAGTACAAAGAAACAGATGAGTAGTTCAGATGCTAAAATTGAGAAGAGAGTTGAAGTGTCAGAAGAATCAGATTCTGATCTTGCTCGCAAACATTGCTCAGACAAGCATAAGAACATTGTTCTCCTTTTACCCACTAATCTCCCTCAAAACAGTTCTTCAGAGGCATTTCAGCTCCCAGAAGgcagaaaattatttgatgaaaaatcaaCAGTAAATTTTCCAAAACGCATTTCAGGTGACTTTTCTCCTGAGAAGATTCACTCAGTGGGACTCCCTTCTGAAATTCCACACTCTTGTCCACTTCCCTGTAGAGAGGAGTTGTACACCAACTCAGATATGAAACCACAATCCATGAACATCACTCAGGGAATGGAGCTTCCATCTAATGCATGTCACATGTCTCCATGTTCAAGAGAGAAACCAACCATGCAATCTGAAGGCAAGTCAGAAACAAAACCTATGAATTCAGCTGTAAACGAGATGTCCAAAAAACAGGACCTGGAAACTGCCAAAGGAAGAAATCCGTCACCTAATCGCCGGTTTACCCTTGGCCTAGCTAGGATGAGCAGAAGCTTCAGTTTTAAGGAGGGCTCTGCTCTTCCACAATTGAGCTCTACATATGCTACAGTCAGGTCTGGTCCGGCAAAATCTGAATCTTCTGCTTGTTCAGTTAACTCAAGCAGAGAAAAGGCAAATGCTAATAGCAGAGCCAGGTCGAGTCCTTTAAGAAGGTTACTGGACCCGCTACTGAGACCCAAGGCAGCAAACCTACTCCAATCTGCTGAGACTGTCCAGGCATTGGAAGGAAGCTTATGTAGACCTTTAGACTTCTGTCAATCTCTTCATAATGAGAAGCATGAGGCATCAACAATCCAAGCCGTTTTGCAACTTACAATGAAGAATGGACTCCCTTTGTTTAAATTTGTGGTCAACGACAAAAGCACAATTCTTGCTGCCACTGTGAAAGAACTAACTGCATCTGGGAAGGATGATTCGAGCTGGATTTACACATTTTACTCtgttcataaaattaaaaagaagagtGGAAGCTGGATGAGTCAAGGTAGCAAAGGGAACAGTTCTAGTTATGTCTATAATGTTGTGAGTCAGATGAATGTTTCCAGCTCTCATTTCACAGAGTCTGAACAGAACCTCAAGAACCAATACACAGTGAAAGAGTCTGTCTTGGTTGGTGTTGACCTAAGACAAGGAAAAGAGGAAACACCGGAGTTTATGCCAAACAGGGAGCTTGCAGCCATTGTCATCAAAATTCCAATTGAGAACTTGAACCATGGAGGGGAtagcaataaaaataaagatctAATGGGGAAAGGATTCAAAGAATGTTTGCCTGAAGATAGATGCTCTTGTAAAttaggagaaaatggggatccTTTTAGCACCACTGTCATTCTTCCAAGTGGTGTGCATGGGTTGCCCAGTAGAGGAGCACCTTCACCTTTGATCGATCGATGGAAGTCTTCTGGATCATGTGATTGCGGAGGTTGGGATATTGGTTGCAAACTTCAAATTCTCACCAGCCAAGATCACTGTTGTTGGACTTCAAGATTGCCCAACCATTGCAATGTCACAAATCGTTTTGATCTTTTTGTTCAG GGAGGAGGGTATCAAGAAAAGAAGCCCATCTTCAGCATGGTGCCATTCAAGGAGGGAATTTACTCGGTTGAATTCAATGCAACAATCTCTCTGATACAGGCATTCTCCATTTGCGCAGCAGTTACAAGCCAACAAAAATCACCTGTTCTCTCAGAAGCCATTATGTCAGAAGCAGGACTTTCGGAGGAACCCATTCCAGATGGATGTGATGGAGTAAAGACTCCCACTCTCCTCAAAGGGGATGCTGGTTCAAAGTTTGTCCCATATCCTCCCCTCTCTCCTGTTGGAAGAGTCTAG
- the LOC117919712 gene encoding uncharacterized protein LOC117919712 gives MALPFVSLLSLKPQFGHSSFCHNGIVVDIRELNNLPCPCNSTFRMLPHVSSPSMKSYNSVLASTFGTGTRVHRVLSSPPGRWQIGTATLLGQTSNIFSVRPCQVKSEDSEGTLSGESILLDEQSLMRDLQIAIEEENYAQAAKIRDSLRLLHEDSKASVLAANARFYNSFRKGDLAAMQALWAKGESVCVVHPGLTGISGYDLVMGSWEIVWADYEFPLQIELKDIQVHVRGDMGYVTCVELVKTKGRSWGKQFAINVFERIDGQWFICIHHASHVDL, from the exons ATGGCGTTACCATTTGTCTCCTTACTCTCATTGAAGCCCCAGTTTGGCCACTCTAGCTTCTGCCATAAT GGAATTGTTGTTGATATCAGGGAGCTGAATAATTTGCCATGTCCATGCAATAGTACTTTTCGGATGCTTCCTCACGTTTCTTCACCATCCATGAAATCATACAATTCAGTTCTTGCGAGTACTTTTGGAACCGGAACCCGAGTCCACAGAGTGCTCAGCAGTCCTCCTGGTCGTTGGCAGATTGGAACAGCCA CATTGCTTGGTCAAACTTCCAATATATTTTCAGTAAGACCGTGTCAAGTAAAAAGTGAAGACTCTGAGGGAACTTTGAGTGGTGAAAGCATCTTATTGGATGAGCAGAGCTTAATGCGTGACCTGCAAATTGCTATTGAGGAGGAGAACTATGCTCAAGCAGCCAAAATCAGGGATAGCCTCCGACTTCTCCATGAGGATAGCAAAGCTTCTGTATTAGCAGCAAATGCACGGTTTTACAACTCATTCAGGAAAGGGGACCTGGCTGCAATGCAAGCCCTCTGGGCAAAAGGGGAGAGTGTGTGTGTTGTGCACCCTGGTTTGACGGGGATATCTGGTTATGATCTTGTTATGGGAAGCTGGGAAATTGTGTGGGCAGACTATGAATTTCCCTTGCAGATTGAGCTAAAAGACATCCAAGTTCATGTTAGAGGGGATATGGGATACGTTACCTGTGTGGAATTGGTAAAGACGAAGGGTAGGAGTTGGGGAAAACAATTTGCCATAAATGTGTTTGAGAGGATTGATGGCCAATGGTTTATTTGTATTCACCATGCTTCACACGTCGATTTGTGA